The Phoenix dactylifera cultivar Barhee BC4 chromosome 17, palm_55x_up_171113_PBpolish2nd_filt_p, whole genome shotgun sequence genome contains a region encoding:
- the LOC120104340 gene encoding zinc finger CCCH domain-containing protein 18-like encodes MGDADDVEAHEGHACMHGGFPSDSPDASVASSFEFEFSARFPSAAAFATGSMTSADELFLNGQIRPMKLCSHLQRPQVLAPLLDLNEEEDDDDESERHPAEMAARGRDLKLRSRSIRRRARSHSPLRNAPLHWQMEVEEREDRAKDVEPVPDPKQIEAEAATLSVSASSSRSSSTSSSSSSSSSSGRTSKKWIFLKDLLYRSKSEGRERGNTKEKFWHSISFSQSKSKSKPPPPIPPPSASAAVAADSSSSANPPPAAAISGAEKAKSKDPSPPVGWSSKRTAAKPVNWVGWRRAPAPSPHERHYTANRA; translated from the exons ATGGGCGACGCTGATGATGTGGAAGCACATGAagggcatgcatgcatgcatg GCGGCTTCCCTTCCGACTCCCCCGACGCCTCCGTCGCCAGCTCCTTCGAGTTTGAATTCTCCGCCCGAttcccctccgccgccgcctttGCCACCggatccatgacctccgccgaCGAGCTCTTCCTTAACGGCCAGATCCGCCCCATGAAGCTCTGCTCCCACCTCCAGCGGCCCCAGGTCCTCGCCCCCCTCCTCGATCTCAACgaagaagaagacgacgacGACGAATCCGAGCGTCACCCGGCGGAAATGGCCGCGAGGGGGCGGGATCTGAAGCTCCGGAGCCGATCGATTCGCCGGAGGGCCAGATCTCATTCCCCGCTTCGGAACGCGCCACTCCATTGGCAAATGGAGGTCGAAGAACGAGAGGATAGAGCGAAAGATGTAGAGCCGGTTCCAGATCCGAAGCAGATCGAGGCGGAGGCGGCCACTCTATCCGTCTCAGCTTCGTCCTCCCGGTCCTCCTccacgtcctcctcctcctcctcctcctcctcctctggaAGAACCTCCAAGAAGTGGATCTTCCTCAAAGATCTCCTCTATAGAAGCAAGAgcgagggaagagagagaggaaacacCAAAGAGAAGTTCTGGCACTCGATCTCTTTCTCCCAATCCAAATCCAAGTCCAAACCTCCGCCGCCGATTCCTCCTCCCTCCGCCTCGGCCGCCGTTGCTGCCGACTCCTCTTCTTCCGCCAATCCTCCGCCTGCCGCCGCGATCTCGGGGGCGGAGAAGGCGAAATCGAAGGATCCATCGCCACCGGTCGGCTGGTCTTCAAAGAGAACGGCGGCGAAGCCGGTGAACTGGGTGGGGTGGCGGAGGGCGCCGGCGCCGTCTCCGCACGAGCGGCACTACACGGCGAACCGGGCGTAG
- the LOC103718278 gene encoding LOW QUALITY PROTEIN: phospholipase A(1) DAD1, chloroplastic-like (The sequence of the model RefSeq protein was modified relative to this genomic sequence to represent the inferred CDS: deleted 1 base in 1 codon), with the protein MEYQGANNWHGLLDPLDDALRSEIVRYGEFVQAAYTSFDFDPTSPSYAACRFPKDSFFRRSGLPSTGYRVTRNLHASSTTRLPLWASSAPAWLSRRSGWIGYVAVCQDKDEIARLGRRDVVIAFRGTATCLEWLENLRASLTHLPCPFPPSASQPEPMVERGFWSLFTSPGSVRQSLRDEVRDEIARLLDAYGGKGHPLSLTVTGHSLGAALAVLTAYDITATFRHAPMVTVVSFGGPRVGNASFRRRLEEQGSKVLRIVNAQDIITKVPGFVIDDGNGKNQDAKEGMTLSWLLSKTGWVYADIGRELRLTGRRTANVVACHDLSVYLNLVNQLSTKCPFRSLAH; encoded by the exons ATGGAGTACCAGGGTGCCAACAACTGGCATGGCCTTCTCGACCCACTCGACGACGCGCTCCGCTCCGAGATCGTCCGCTACGGCGAGTTCGTCCAGGCTGCCTATACTTCCTTCGACTTCGATCCTACCTCCCCCTCCTACGCTGCCTGCCGCTTCCCCAAGGACTCCTTCTTCCGCCGCTCCGGCCTCCCCAGCACCGGCTACCGCGTCACCCGCAATCTCCACGCCTCTTCCACGACCCGGCTCCCCCTCTGGGCCAGCTCCGCCCCCGCGTGGCTCTCCCGCCGCTCCGGCTGGATCGGCTACGTCGCCGTCTGCCAGGACAAGGACGAGATTGCC CGCCTCGGCCGGCGCGACGTCGTCATCGCCTTCCGCGGCACCGCCACCTGCCTCGAGTGGCTCGAGAACCTCCGTGCCAGTCTCACCCACCTCCCTTGCCCCTTCCCACCGTCAGCCTCCCAGCCGGAGCCGATGGTGGAGCGTGGATTCTGGAGCCTCTTCACCTCCCCCGGCTCAGTCCGCCAGAGTCTCCGCGACGAGGTCCGCGACGAGATCGCCCGGCTCCTCGATGCCTACGGAGGCAAAGGTCACCCCCTCAGTCTCACAGTCACCGGTCACAGCCTCGGCGCAGCGCTTGCAGTGCTCACCGCTTACGACATCACGGCGACATTCCGACACGCGCCGATGGTCACCGTGGTCTCGTTCGGCGGGCCACGTGTCGGTAACGCAAGCTTCCGCCGCCGGCTGGAAGAGCAAGGGAGCAAGGTTCTAAGGATAGTGAACGCGCAGGACATCATAACCAAGGTTCCCGGTTTCGTCATCGACGACGGCAATGGGAAGAATCAGGACGCCAAAGAAGGCATGACACTGAGCTGGCTGCTGTCGAAGACTGGGTGGGTCTACGCCGACATCGGCCGCGAGCTCCGTCTCACCGGTCGTCGGACGGCCAATGTGGTGGCCTGCCACGACCTCAGCGTCTACCTCAACCTAGTGAACCAGCTCAGTACCAAGTGTCCTTTCCGGTCATTAGCTCATTAG